One window of Alkaliphilus metalliredigens QYMF genomic DNA carries:
- a CDS encoding CotH kinase family protein, whose translation MQDKKRFFLLGIGLVILIVTILILLPGEQADELLVINEVMSSNGYTVSDEEGDYADWIELYNGGEEPINLRGYFLSDDNTTVTKWQFPGVTIEPKAHLVVWASGKDMATEAGQVHTNFSISSQGEPIFLTRPDGRTIVDAIEVMAIPRDVSYGRETDGDSQWVFFDIPTPGRSNNQVAGHEELLRGPTFSHVGGFYTDEITLALTTDESSKIYYTLDGSEPDENALVYQGTITITPQMLEDHFPMQDIQQGDAPKAPLSFINTTAEDLSEEWGYDRYRWVAPQGEQMMGAVVRARAYGEEGQASRIITHSYFVDENIYERFDLPVISISTDSKGLFSYEEGIYIPGKVFYEWRNQNPTERVIGNTPANYNARTIEAERTAHIEFFEPNGVLGFSQGAGLRIHGGFTRAWAQKSLRLYARRDYDQDNSFRYEVFPGATKAVNHEPLNEFRRLILRNSGNDWSVTMFRDAFIQELVKDFNIDTQAHRPAIVFINGEYWGIHNIRERYDANYLETNYDVNPEDVVLINTSGPVVEEGFPEDYEHFENMLRFLEENDIKEQSNYEYIKTLMDVENFIDYQIAGIYIANTDWLANNVRLWRLRTEEYQPGAPYGHDGRWRWMLYDVDFGFAFDNQEMVQHNTLQWATTDQGEDRNAPQYTFLLRTLLQNEEFRNEFINRFEDHLKTTFQEEYVINLINEMQSGIEKEMGYNIQRWPNFGSISVWNDNVEVMREFGRKRPAYMYEHLMRQFDLQEEVHVN comes from the coding sequence ATGCAAGATAAAAAGCGTTTTTTTCTATTAGGGATTGGACTTGTGATATTAATCGTGACGATTCTAATACTGTTGCCAGGAGAGCAAGCAGATGAACTACTGGTGATTAATGAAGTCATGTCATCCAATGGATATACGGTTTCCGACGAAGAAGGAGACTATGCGGATTGGATTGAATTATATAATGGTGGGGAAGAACCTATCAATCTAAGGGGGTATTTTTTATCTGATGATAATACAACAGTAACGAAGTGGCAATTCCCTGGAGTCACTATTGAACCTAAAGCGCATTTAGTTGTTTGGGCATCGGGGAAGGATATGGCAACTGAAGCGGGACAAGTACATACAAACTTTAGTATTAGTTCTCAAGGAGAGCCTATTTTTTTAACCCGTCCCGATGGACGAACCATAGTAGATGCCATTGAAGTCATGGCTATTCCAAGAGATGTATCCTATGGCAGAGAGACGGATGGAGACAGCCAGTGGGTATTCTTTGACATCCCTACCCCTGGGAGATCAAATAATCAAGTGGCAGGTCATGAAGAATTGCTTAGGGGGCCAACCTTTTCTCATGTAGGAGGTTTTTATACAGATGAGATTACATTAGCCTTAACCACCGATGAATCTAGTAAAATCTATTATACACTAGATGGATCGGAACCCGATGAAAATGCTTTGGTTTACCAAGGGACTATTACCATTACACCACAAATGCTTGAGGATCATTTTCCTATGCAGGATATCCAACAAGGAGACGCTCCTAAAGCGCCATTATCCTTCATTAATACCACAGCAGAAGACCTGTCGGAAGAATGGGGATATGACCGATATAGATGGGTAGCACCACAAGGAGAACAAATGATGGGGGCGGTTGTTCGAGCTAGAGCCTATGGAGAAGAGGGACAAGCCAGCAGAATCATAACCCATAGTTATTTTGTAGATGAAAATATATATGAACGCTTTGATCTGCCGGTTATTTCAATTTCCACCGATTCAAAGGGGCTATTCAGTTATGAAGAAGGTATTTACATTCCAGGTAAAGTTTTTTATGAGTGGCGAAATCAAAACCCTACAGAGCGTGTCATTGGGAATACCCCGGCTAATTATAATGCAAGAACAATTGAAGCAGAACGAACAGCTCATATTGAGTTTTTTGAGCCCAATGGGGTATTAGGATTCTCTCAAGGAGCAGGTCTCAGAATTCATGGTGGATTCACAAGGGCTTGGGCTCAGAAAAGTCTTCGGTTATATGCTCGAAGGGACTATGATCAAGACAATAGCTTTCGTTATGAGGTATTCCCAGGGGCAACAAAGGCAGTGAATCATGAGCCATTAAATGAATTTAGAAGACTGATACTAAGAAACTCAGGAAATGACTGGAGCGTCACCATGTTTCGAGATGCATTCATCCAAGAACTGGTAAAGGACTTTAACATTGACACCCAGGCCCATAGACCTGCTATAGTCTTTATTAATGGCGAATACTGGGGGATTCATAATATCCGTGAACGATATGACGCCAATTATTTAGAGACGAACTATGATGTCAATCCAGAGGACGTGGTACTGATTAATACAAGTGGACCTGTTGTGGAAGAAGGGTTCCCAGAGGATTACGAGCATTTTGAAAATATGCTACGTTTTTTAGAGGAAAATGACATTAAAGAACAGTCTAATTATGAATATATTAAAACACTAATGGATGTTGAGAATTTTATAGATTATCAAATTGCAGGAATCTATATTGCCAATACAGATTGGTTAGCTAATAATGTTCGGCTTTGGCGCCTAAGGACTGAAGAATATCAACCAGGTGCCCCCTATGGCCATGATGGCAGGTGGAGGTGGATGCTCTATGACGTAGACTTTGGATTTGCTTTTGATAACCAAGAAATGGTTCAGCACAACACCCTCCAATGGGCAACAACTGACCAAGGAGAGGATCGAAATGCACCTCAGTATACTTTTTTGCTTCGCACATTGTTGCAGAACGAAGAATTTAGAAACGAGTTTATTAACCGTTTTGAGGACCACTTAAAGACAACATTTCAAGAGGAATATGTGATTAATCTAATCAATGAAATGCAAAGTGGTATTGAGAAGGAAATGGGTTACAACATTCAAAGATGGCCAAACTTCGGTTCTATATCAGTTTGGAATGACAATGTAGAGGTGATGAGAGAATTTGGAAGGAAAAGGCCAGCTTACATGTATGAGCATCTGATGAGACAGTTTGACTTACAGGAAGAGGTACATGTCAATTAA
- a CDS encoding efflux RND transporter permease subunit — MSLSKIAVNKPVTTAMLMLVILLLGGISLARLPLDLMPDIEIPVVIVTTSYSGVGPHEMENLVTRPIEDTVATVSDLEAVTSVSSQGSSMVMARFDFGTDMDFAALEMREKVDMARGRLPDGATSPMVMKLDPNAMPVVMLSLSNGADLFELQTLAEDTIQPRLERISGVASVSIIGDYTNEIEIKVDQQQLNAYGIGIDQLTQVISASNMNMPGGTVERGAEKLTIRTMGEFETVEEIGELPITLPSGSIIRLKDVAAVEVIQKEISTISRTNSQNGIGIQIQKQSGTNTVQVANSIDREVEKLRAEHPEFELITIMNQAEYIQDSITSVAKNAVVGGLLAVLVLYVFLRNIGSTLIIATALPISIIATFVLLYFNGITLNMMTLGGLALGVGMLVDNAIVVLENIYRYRSEGHSRKDAAIEGAKEVSMAVSASTLTTIAVFMPIIFVGGITSILFGEFAMTVALSLAASLLVALTLIPMLCSKILKVETAVVGKPTEGMKPKKKRRFPGFYEAFDRGFEALEQTYKKALGWGLRHRKSTVLLAILIFVGSVSSVFFVGVEFMPSADQGEISINVTLPTGSQLYETDDVLKQIEALIEPLEEIEITSTTVGGGGGLGGGLMGSSENQGSMTVMLLGLSERSRSDVEVADEIRDLAKDIAGAEISVSTADGMAMGGSPIEIKVKGDDLTVLEGITDDFRRSIRQVEGTRDVETSFTEGIPELQIHINKYEASTYGLTTAQVANAVRSFAFGNTVSQFRESGDETDIVIRGEESIRQDLANLEQLSIQTPMGGTVPLNQVADIHITQGPTAINREDQQRLATVTSDISGRDLVSVTRDIEALLVEYEMPEGYLYEIGGENEQLEETFADLILAVVLAVVLVYMIMASQFESLMHPFTIIMSVPLAFSGGLLALFITGRTLNVTAFIGLLMLAGIVINNGIVLVDYINTLRSSGKERSEAIQIAGPVRLRPILMTTLTTTLAMVPLALGIGEGAEMQAPMATTVIGGLLLSTVLTLLVTPVIYTLMDDFSAAVKRKLKGKDKTAISSQKLG, encoded by the coding sequence ATGAGCTTATCAAAAATAGCAGTAAATAAACCCGTCACGACGGCCATGTTGATGCTGGTAATATTATTACTAGGAGGCATTTCTTTAGCTCGATTGCCATTAGACTTGATGCCCGATATAGAGATACCAGTAGTTATCGTGACTACCAGCTATTCAGGGGTAGGCCCCCATGAAATGGAAAACTTAGTTACGCGACCAATAGAAGACACTGTAGCCACTGTGTCTGATTTAGAAGCTGTAACCTCTGTATCTTCACAAGGGAGTTCCATGGTGATGGCACGGTTTGATTTCGGTACAGACATGGATTTTGCAGCCTTGGAAATGAGAGAAAAGGTCGATATGGCAAGGGGCAGACTGCCGGATGGGGCAACATCCCCCATGGTAATGAAGCTTGACCCAAATGCCATGCCAGTTGTGATGCTATCTCTATCCAATGGGGCTGATCTCTTCGAACTACAGACATTAGCCGAAGACACCATACAGCCAAGATTAGAAAGGATCAGTGGTGTTGCTTCAGTCAGCATCATAGGGGACTATACCAATGAAATCGAAATAAAGGTAGATCAACAGCAACTAAATGCCTACGGTATTGGAATCGATCAATTAACCCAAGTAATAAGTGCCTCTAATATGAATATGCCCGGTGGAACCGTAGAAAGAGGGGCTGAAAAATTAACCATCAGAACGATGGGTGAATTTGAAACCGTAGAGGAAATTGGAGAATTGCCAATCACACTACCTTCAGGCTCTATTATTCGATTGAAGGATGTAGCGGCGGTAGAGGTTATTCAAAAGGAAATATCAACAATATCTAGAACAAATAGTCAAAATGGTATCGGGATTCAAATCCAAAAACAATCAGGAACCAATACTGTTCAAGTTGCTAACTCAATTGACAGGGAAGTAGAAAAACTACGGGCAGAGCATCCTGAGTTTGAATTGATCACCATTATGAATCAAGCAGAATATATCCAAGACTCCATCACAAGTGTAGCTAAAAATGCTGTAGTAGGTGGATTATTAGCTGTTTTGGTATTATATGTATTTTTGAGAAATATTGGTAGTACATTGATTATTGCAACAGCGTTACCTATCTCCATTATTGCAACATTCGTACTGTTATACTTCAATGGGATTACACTAAACATGATGACACTAGGAGGGCTAGCCCTTGGAGTCGGGATGCTGGTGGATAACGCCATTGTTGTACTAGAAAATATTTATCGTTATAGATCAGAGGGTCATTCTCGAAAGGATGCAGCCATAGAAGGAGCGAAGGAAGTTTCAATGGCAGTGAGTGCCTCTACACTTACGACCATTGCCGTGTTTATGCCGATCATCTTTGTAGGAGGGATAACCTCGATTCTATTCGGTGAATTTGCCATGACGGTTGCGTTGTCCTTAGCAGCTTCTTTACTGGTGGCATTAACTTTGATTCCAATGCTATGCTCTAAGATTTTAAAGGTGGAGACTGCAGTGGTAGGGAAGCCAACAGAAGGCATGAAACCCAAGAAAAAAAGGCGATTTCCAGGTTTTTATGAAGCCTTTGACCGTGGGTTTGAAGCATTAGAACAAACCTATAAGAAAGCATTGGGCTGGGGTTTGAGACACAGAAAATCAACTGTTCTATTAGCTATACTGATATTTGTAGGAAGTGTTTCTTCCGTGTTCTTTGTAGGGGTAGAGTTTATGCCTTCTGCAGACCAGGGAGAAATCAGTATTAATGTTACCTTGCCAACGGGATCACAATTATATGAAACAGATGATGTGCTCAAACAAATAGAAGCGTTAATTGAACCCCTAGAGGAGATCGAGATTACTTCTACCACGGTAGGTGGTGGCGGCGGCCTAGGAGGAGGACTCATGGGAAGCAGTGAAAACCAAGGAAGCATGACTGTTATGCTCCTAGGGCTTAGCGAGCGAAGTCGAAGTGATGTTGAGGTTGCCGATGAGATAAGAGATCTTGCTAAGGATATTGCCGGGGCGGAAATTTCTGTATCGACGGCCGATGGAATGGCTATGGGAGGTTCGCCTATTGAAATTAAAGTAAAAGGTGATGATCTAACTGTTTTAGAGGGAATTACCGATGACTTTAGGAGATCGATCAGACAGGTAGAGGGAACACGAGATGTAGAAACTAGTTTTACAGAAGGAATACCGGAGCTTCAGATTCACATTAACAAGTATGAGGCATCTACCTATGGATTGACCACTGCCCAGGTGGCCAATGCCGTTAGAAGCTTTGCCTTTGGTAACACTGTTTCACAGTTTAGAGAGAGTGGAGACGAAACAGATATTGTCATCAGAGGAGAAGAAAGTATCAGACAAGATTTAGCAAACCTAGAGCAATTAAGCATTCAGACCCCAATGGGAGGGACAGTGCCATTAAACCAAGTAGCAGACATACACATTACCCAGGGGCCTACCGCTATTAACAGGGAAGATCAACAGAGGTTAGCGACGGTGACCAGTGACATTAGTGGTAGAGATCTAGTGAGTGTAACCCGGGATATTGAAGCACTATTAGTTGAATACGAAATGCCTGAGGGATACCTCTATGAAATTGGAGGAGAAAATGAGCAATTAGAAGAAACATTTGCCGATTTGATTTTAGCTGTTGTCTTGGCTGTCGTATTGGTATATATGATTATGGCGTCACAGTTTGAGTCTTTAATGCATCCATTTACCATTATTATGTCTGTGCCATTGGCCTTCTCGGGAGGATTATTAGCTTTATTCATCACGGGAAGAACGTTAAACGTAACTGCATTCATAGGACTCCTAATGCTGGCGGGAATTGTTATTAACAACGGCATTGTGCTAGTGGATTATATCAACACCCTTAGAAGCTCAGGCAAGGAGAGAAGCGAAGCGATCCAAATAGCAGGTCCTGTAAGACTAAGACCTATTTTAATGACAACATTGACGACAACATTAGCCATGGTACCTTTAGCACTTGGTATAGGGGAAGGAGCAGAGATGCAAGCACCGATGGCGACCACTGTAATTGGTGGATTATTACTGTCAACCGTATTAACCTTACTGGTTACACCAGTTATTTATACATTAATGGATGATTTCTCTGCAGCTGTGAAAAGGAAATTGAAAGGAAAAGATAAAACAGCGATTTCTAGTCAAAAATTGGGGTGA
- a CDS encoding TetR/AcrR family transcriptional regulator, with protein MKEKKILILESALRVFRQYGFHESKISMIAEEAGIGKGTVYEYFDSKKEIYEETIFYTADIYLQEVERIILENHSIRERLIAIAKHLGNFTEKNMGTVENLIRNSNILSQETKVGLLEIREKLYNALSKTFSQWEDKLEIRDDLNSKMITMIFLGMMKEFYEDALIFNKEDQGEIEIEDMIDVLLEGISKK; from the coding sequence ATGAAAGAGAAAAAAATTCTCATCCTTGAGTCTGCTCTCAGGGTATTCAGACAGTATGGATTTCATGAATCAAAAATCTCGATGATTGCTGAAGAAGCAGGGATTGGCAAAGGAACCGTGTATGAATACTTTGACAGTAAAAAGGAGATATATGAGGAGACTATCTTTTATACAGCGGATATCTACTTGCAAGAGGTTGAGAGAATTATCTTGGAAAATCATTCCATAAGGGAGAGACTTATAGCCATAGCAAAGCATCTTGGAAACTTTACGGAAAAGAATATGGGGACAGTAGAAAACCTCATAAGAAACTCTAATATATTATCCCAAGAGACTAAGGTGGGGCTACTTGAAATCAGAGAAAAATTGTATAATGCCCTTAGTAAGACTTTCTCTCAATGGGAAGATAAGCTGGAAATTAGAGATGATCTTAACTCCAAGATGATTACTATGATATTCCTTGGGATGATGAAAGAATTTTATGAGGATGCTTTGATTTTTAATAAAGAGGATCAAGGTGAAATAGAGATTGAAGACATGATAGATGTGTTGCTTGAAGGCATATCAAAAAAATAA